The Altererythrobacter sp. Root672 genome includes a window with the following:
- the rlmN gene encoding 23S rRNA (adenine(2503)-C(2))-methyltransferase RlmN → MSNTALMPIPGQIDPVPVARDITPRADGRVDLLGLPKQAISELFAEAGLDAKQAKLRAKQVYHWLYHRGVTEFEAMTDIAKTMRPWLTERFVIGRPEIIEAQHSTDGTRKWLLRTADGHDFEMVFIPDADRGTLCVSSQVGCTLNCRFCHTGTMRLVRNLTPGEIVGQVMLARDALGEWPKGRMDIPEEETAAEYTADGRLLTNIVMMGMGEPLYNFDNVRDALKLVMDGDGLGLSRRRITLSTSGVVPMMARAGEEIGVNLAVSLHAVSKEVRDEIVPINRKYGIEELLEACAAYPGASNARRITFEYVMLKDKNDSDEDARELVRLIKHFKLPAKVNLIPFNPWPGAAYECSTPERIRRFSEIVFEAGISAPVRTPRGRDIDAACGQLKTAAEKKSRAELDRLAEEKQAALG, encoded by the coding sequence ATGTCCAACACAGCACTGATGCCTATTCCGGGACAGATCGATCCCGTCCCCGTCGCGCGCGACATCACACCGCGTGCCGATGGGCGCGTGGATTTGCTCGGCTTGCCCAAGCAGGCGATCTCCGAATTGTTCGCCGAAGCCGGGCTCGATGCGAAGCAAGCCAAACTGCGCGCCAAGCAGGTCTACCACTGGCTCTATCACCGCGGCGTGACCGAGTTCGAGGCGATGACCGACATCGCCAAGACCATGCGCCCGTGGCTCACCGAACGCTTCGTCATAGGCCGGCCGGAGATCATCGAGGCGCAGCACAGCACCGACGGCACCCGCAAGTGGCTGCTGCGGACGGCGGATGGCCACGATTTCGAGATGGTCTTCATCCCCGATGCGGACCGCGGCACGCTGTGCGTTTCAAGCCAGGTCGGCTGCACGCTCAACTGCCGCTTCTGCCACACCGGCACCATGCGGCTGGTGCGCAATCTGACGCCGGGCGAAATCGTCGGCCAGGTCATGCTCGCCCGCGATGCGCTGGGCGAGTGGCCGAAGGGCCGGATGGACATCCCCGAAGAAGAGACGGCGGCCGAATATACCGCTGATGGCCGCCTGCTGACCAACATCGTGATGATGGGCATGGGCGAGCCGCTATATAACTTCGACAACGTCCGCGACGCCCTCAAGCTGGTGATGGACGGCGATGGCCTCGGCCTTTCGCGCCGCCGGATCACGCTCTCGACCAGCGGTGTAGTGCCGATGATGGCTCGCGCCGGTGAGGAGATCGGGGTCAACCTCGCGGTCAGCCTCCACGCGGTGAGCAAGGAAGTGCGCGACGAAATCGTGCCGATCAACCGCAAGTACGGGATCGAGGAACTGCTCGAAGCCTGCGCGGCCTATCCCGGCGCGTCGAACGCGCGCCGCATCACGTTCGAATACGTGATGCTCAAGGACAAGAACGACAGCGACGAAGACGCGCGCGAACTCGTCCGGCTGATCAAGCACTTCAAGCTGCCGGCCAAGGTCAACCTGATCCCGTTCAACCCCTGGCCCGGCGCCGCCTACGAATGCTCGACCCCGGAGCGGATTCGGCGCTTCTCCGAGATCGTGTTCGAAGCCGGCATCTCCGCCCCCGTGCGCACCCCGCGCGGGCGTGACATCGATGCGGCCTGCGGACAGCTGAAGACCGCAGCCGAAAAGAAGAGCCGCGCCGAACTCGATCGCCTGGCCGAAGAAAAGCAGGCCGCGCTAGGCTGA
- a CDS encoding outer membrane protein produces the protein MKKGFAVLLAASTAAFAIPAIAQEDSGFSGPWVAGVAGYDMNNAGSSQDDGVNVDLDQNAEGLVYGIGAGYDMDLGSVVVGGEVELTDSTADSDYTDPYTNFGLGAVNTGRDIYVGARVGFKATPSTLVYAKGGYTNARFNFIGTDGTTNYDQNLDTDGWRVGAGVEQKLGRNAFAKVEYRYSNYSRGEIDFEANNVADSDRFNIDTDRHQVMVGAGWRF, from the coding sequence ATGAAAAAGGGTTTCGCAGTCCTGCTTGCCGCCTCGACGGCAGCTTTCGCCATCCCCGCCATTGCGCAAGAGGATTCGGGTTTCTCCGGTCCGTGGGTGGCCGGTGTCGCAGGCTACGACATGAACAACGCGGGTAGCTCCCAAGACGATGGGGTCAACGTCGACCTCGACCAGAACGCTGAAGGATTGGTCTACGGTATCGGCGCGGGTTACGACATGGACCTGGGCAGCGTGGTCGTGGGTGGCGAAGTTGAGCTGACCGACTCCACCGCCGATTCCGACTACACCGATCCGTACACCAACTTCGGGCTCGGAGCGGTCAACACCGGGCGCGACATCTATGTCGGTGCGCGTGTAGGCTTCAAGGCGACGCCGAGCACGCTGGTCTATGCGAAGGGCGGCTACACCAACGCGCGCTTCAACTTCATCGGCACCGACGGCACCACCAACTACGACCAGAACCTCGATACGGACGGTTGGCGCGTAGGTGCTGGTGTCGAGCAGAAGCTCGGCCGCAACGCCTTCGCCAAGGTCGAGTATCGTTACTCTAACTACAGCCGGGGCGAGATCGACTTCGAAGCGAACAATGTCGCCGACAGCGACCGTTTCAACATCGATACCGACCGTCACCAAGTCATGGTCGGCGCCGGCTGGCGCTTCTAA
- a CDS encoding OB-fold-containig protein translates to MSLLADHNLPFAVALALMLLLALLQGFGLGDLFGDHDLDADHDGGLADGLLLFFGIGRVPFLAWLASLLLLFAGIGVGIQSLADSLLGAPLDTWLAAILAAVAALPVTGIVVRPLAHILPGDETTAVSLDSLVGRRATIVTGRASAGNPARARVADRFGRPHHVMVEPHEAGSEMLEGDELLLVRRENETFYGVALQERRLSPV, encoded by the coding sequence ATGAGCTTGCTGGCCGATCATAACCTGCCGTTCGCGGTGGCCCTGGCGTTGATGCTCCTGCTCGCCCTGTTGCAGGGGTTTGGGCTGGGCGATCTCTTCGGCGATCATGACCTCGATGCCGACCACGATGGCGGGCTGGCCGACGGCCTGCTTCTATTCTTCGGCATCGGGCGCGTTCCGTTCCTGGCTTGGCTGGCGAGCTTGCTGCTGTTGTTCGCCGGCATCGGCGTCGGCATCCAGTCGCTCGCAGATAGCTTGCTTGGTGCTCCGCTCGACACCTGGCTCGCGGCGATCTTGGCCGCTGTCGCTGCCTTGCCGGTGACCGGCATCGTAGTGCGGCCCCTGGCGCATATCCTGCCGGGCGACGAAACGACCGCCGTGAGCCTCGACAGCCTGGTAGGCCGCCGCGCAACGATCGTCACCGGGCGTGCCTCGGCAGGCAATCCAGCGCGGGCGCGGGTCGCGGACCGCTTCGGTCGACCGCATCACGTGATGGTCGAGCCGCACGAGGCCGGATCCGAAATGCTCGAAGGCGATGAGCTTCTGCTCGTCCGCCGCGAGAATGAGACTTTTTATGGAGTGGCCCTGCAGGAACGCCGGCTGTCGCCGGTCTAG
- a CDS encoding flotillin family protein: MIEFGNAVDIAIWAGAIFVALLIFALTIARLYKRATKEVGFVRTGFGGEKVVMDGGALVLPVLHETMPVNMNTVRLAVERKNMDALITLDRLRIDVKAEFYVRVRPDSGAIAMAAQTLGLRTMHPDQLKDLVEGKFVDALRSVAAGMSMNELHEKRADFVQKVQQVSSNDLAMNGLELESVSLTGLDQTSIEHFNANNAFDAEGLTKLTEQIQQRKKLRNDIEQETRVQIETKNLEADKRSLEIARDNEFATLEQQREVEMRRAAQAAEVAREQAVRNQEAETARIEAKREIDARQIEADRAVEQARIAQAQAVEIARQEQQIAVQNKSREESQAKAEADAARAKAVAAEEQVTTSRQTEVAERDKRIELIEAAKAAERDAIRIKVEAEAEKDAASNRADAARLAAEGEADAAKLRAEADRVRFEVEAAGQRAVNEAANLLSNDQVSLQTKLALLKVLPELVRESAKPLEAIDSIKIVQVDGLTQKSGGGGNSASYGGSTGNLAQDAVSAALAYRAQAPMLDGLMKELGLDGSSLEGLVAATAAPLVQVEAKPAIAQAENDDTDKPKKTAEAAE, encoded by the coding sequence ATGATCGAGTTCGGGAATGCCGTCGACATTGCGATCTGGGCGGGTGCGATCTTTGTCGCGCTGCTCATTTTCGCGCTCACCATCGCGCGGCTCTACAAGCGCGCAACCAAGGAAGTCGGGTTTGTTCGCACCGGCTTCGGCGGTGAGAAGGTGGTGATGGACGGCGGTGCGTTGGTCCTGCCGGTGCTGCACGAAACCATGCCGGTGAACATGAACACCGTGCGTCTGGCGGTCGAGCGCAAGAACATGGATGCGCTGATCACGCTCGACCGGCTGCGGATCGACGTGAAAGCGGAGTTCTACGTGCGCGTGCGGCCCGATTCCGGAGCCATCGCCATGGCCGCACAGACGCTTGGCTTGCGGACCATGCACCCTGACCAGCTCAAGGACCTGGTCGAAGGCAAGTTCGTCGACGCGCTGCGTTCGGTCGCTGCGGGCATGAGCATGAACGAGCTGCACGAAAAGCGCGCGGACTTCGTGCAGAAGGTGCAGCAGGTCTCCTCGAACGATCTGGCCATGAACGGGCTCGAGCTGGAATCGGTCTCGCTCACCGGTCTCGATCAGACCAGCATCGAACACTTCAACGCCAACAACGCCTTCGACGCCGAGGGTCTGACCAAGCTCACCGAGCAAATCCAGCAGCGCAAGAAGCTGCGCAACGACATCGAGCAGGAAACGCGCGTCCAGATCGAGACCAAGAACCTCGAAGCCGACAAGCGTAGCCTTGAGATCGCGCGCGACAACGAGTTCGCCACGCTCGAACAGCAGCGCGAAGTCGAGATGCGCCGTGCTGCGCAGGCGGCCGAAGTCGCCCGCGAACAAGCCGTGCGCAACCAGGAGGCCGAGACGGCGCGGATCGAGGCTAAGCGCGAGATTGACGCTCGCCAGATCGAGGCCGATCGCGCGGTCGAACAAGCCCGCATCGCTCAGGCGCAGGCGGTCGAAATCGCCCGGCAGGAGCAGCAGATCGCGGTGCAGAACAAGAGCCGCGAGGAAAGCCAGGCCAAGGCCGAGGCGGATGCGGCCCGCGCCAAGGCCGTGGCGGCGGAAGAGCAGGTCACCACTTCGCGCCAGACCGAGGTCGCTGAGCGTGACAAGCGCATCGAACTGATTGAAGCAGCCAAGGCGGCCGAACGTGACGCGATCCGCATCAAGGTCGAGGCAGAGGCGGAGAAGGACGCGGCGAGCAACCGTGCTGACGCCGCTCGTCTCGCGGCGGAAGGTGAAGCGGACGCGGCCAAGCTCCGCGCAGAGGCCGATCGAGTGCGCTTCGAAGTCGAGGCCGCCGGTCAGCGTGCGGTCAACGAAGCGGCGAACCTCCTGTCGAACGACCAGGTCTCGCTCCAGACCAAGCTCGCCTTGCTCAAGGTCCTTCCTGAGCTGGTGCGCGAAAGCGCCAAGCCGCTTGAAGCGATCGATTCGATCAAGATCGTCCAGGTCGACGGGCTCACCCAGAAGTCTGGCGGTGGTGGAAACAGTGCGAGCTACGGTGGCAGCACCGGCAACCTGGCGCAGGATGCCGTATCCGCAGCGCTGGCCTACCGCGCGCAGGCGCCGATGCTCGATGGCCTGATGAAGGAGTTAGGTCTCGACGGCAGCTCACTCGAAGGCCTGGTGGCGGCTACTGCCGCGCCATTGGTGCAAGTCGAAGCGAAACCGGCCATCGCGCAGGCCGAGAACGACGATACCGACAAGCCGAAGAAGACGGCCGAAGCGGCCGAGTAG
- a CDS encoding DUF4169 family protein, with product MAEIVNLRTARKAKQRSAKANEASANRAKFGMTKADKTQHQADKSRAARQLDGAKLERD from the coding sequence ATGGCCGAGATCGTCAACCTGCGAACGGCGCGCAAGGCAAAGCAGCGTTCCGCAAAGGCGAACGAGGCGTCCGCCAACCGCGCGAAGTTCGGCATGACCAAAGCGGACAAGACCCAACACCAGGCCGACAAGTCGCGCGCCGCGCGGCAGCTCGACGGCGCGAAGTTGGAGCGCGACTGA
- the greB gene encoding transcription elongation factor GreB — protein MKPAENLITPAGLSALKARYDHLLGTERPEIVAIVSWAAGNGDRSENGDYLYGRKRMREIDRELAHLARRMKAARVVDPAQAPDRARIWFGATITIADDDDNERTLTLVGDDEQDASSGKIGWSAPIARALRGSAVGDLRTVRLPAGEKEWEVLAIDYPEAN, from the coding sequence ATGAAGCCGGCCGAAAACCTCATCACCCCCGCGGGCCTTTCGGCACTTAAGGCGCGTTACGATCACCTGCTCGGCACCGAGCGGCCGGAGATTGTCGCCATCGTCAGCTGGGCCGCCGGCAACGGTGACCGCAGCGAGAACGGCGACTACCTCTACGGCCGCAAGCGCATGCGCGAGATCGACCGCGAGCTCGCCCACCTCGCCCGCCGGATGAAAGCCGCGCGCGTGGTCGACCCCGCCCAGGCCCCTGACCGCGCCCGAATTTGGTTCGGCGCCACCATCACCATCGCCGACGATGACGACAACGAACGCACCCTCACCCTGGTCGGCGACGACGAGCAGGACGCCTCAAGCGGCAAGATCGGCTGGAGCGCGCCGATAGCCCGCGCCTTGCGTGGTTCGGCGGTCGGCGACTTGCGCACCGTCCGCCTTCCCGCCGGGGAGAAGGAATGGGAAGTGCTGGCGATCGACTATCCGGAGGCCAACTGA
- a CDS encoding lytic transglycosylase domain-containing protein, whose product MSSMVSKALVTALTISAALVPGHAFAQAGWDQGRSSLVAQSGGMSYAISRWEQLAASPQYTFEDYAGFLLSYPGFPDEDKLRANAEARLGYDYVSPERVIAYFDRYPPVTNNGRAQYAVAMLSLRPDQAETAARAAWRGGEMSDGALAVIFGNYGGRFSPEDHDARMDALLWQRNAYAAAQQLPYVSPGKASIYAARLAILQGGDGYTSDGSATTDPGYLYNRSRELRQEGRDQEAVSMLASHAPLSVKPFDATAWITEHLTVARLTSGSSAVQIAQRATEPFADVNEIVTGPYKLRDDYTSLMWLGGTNALWYQGDGNAAAALFYRYGAAAKTPQTRSKGFFWAGRAAAQAGDRGAANRYFEMAAQYPEYFYGLLALEQLGRSAPVYAAAAPVQPTQLQRDAYYASPINQALIALASSGHTWQTKRKFYTAAANQAQTEADLQLVGDAARDLHLPELAVVVGRTAPEKGFTGFTTVGFPVVQTPSGADWTMVHAISRQESEFDDYRVSHAGAQGLMQLMPGTAREQAGKLGVVYMSASLMTDQQYNIMLGNGYFRRMLNTYGSYPLAVAAYNAGPGNVNKWLRQNGDPRNGSIGWVDWIERIPIFETRNYVQRVVENAVVYEALHPELATYGRPRTINEFLR is encoded by the coding sequence ATGTCCAGCATGGTTAGCAAAGCTCTCGTCACCGCCCTCACGATTTCCGCCGCCCTAGTCCCTGGCCATGCCTTCGCGCAAGCCGGATGGGATCAGGGCCGTAGCAGCCTGGTCGCGCAGTCGGGCGGGATGTCTTACGCCATCAGCCGCTGGGAACAGCTGGCAGCAAGCCCGCAGTATACCTTTGAGGACTATGCCGGCTTCCTCCTGAGCTATCCGGGCTTCCCTGACGAAGACAAGCTGCGCGCCAATGCCGAGGCGCGGCTGGGCTACGACTATGTCAGCCCCGAACGCGTGATCGCCTATTTCGACCGCTATCCGCCGGTGACCAACAATGGCCGCGCCCAATATGCCGTGGCCATGCTCTCGCTGCGGCCCGACCAGGCCGAGACCGCCGCCCGTGCCGCCTGGCGGGGTGGCGAGATGAGCGATGGCGCCCTGGCGGTCATCTTCGGCAACTACGGCGGCCGCTTCTCGCCTGAGGACCACGACGCGCGGATGGACGCGCTGCTGTGGCAGCGTAACGCCTATGCCGCCGCGCAGCAGCTGCCTTACGTCTCGCCGGGCAAAGCCAGCATCTACGCGGCGCGTTTGGCCATTCTGCAGGGCGGCGACGGATACACTTCCGACGGATCCGCCACGACCGACCCCGGATACCTTTACAACCGCAGCCGCGAGCTGCGCCAGGAAGGACGCGACCAGGAGGCCGTGTCGATGCTGGCCTCGCACGCGCCGCTTTCGGTGAAGCCATTTGACGCAACTGCCTGGATTACCGAGCACCTGACCGTCGCCCGGCTCACAAGTGGCAGCTCGGCAGTCCAGATCGCCCAGCGCGCCACCGAGCCGTTCGCCGACGTCAACGAGATCGTTACGGGCCCGTACAAGCTGCGCGACGACTATACCTCGCTGATGTGGCTCGGCGGGACCAACGCGCTCTGGTATCAGGGTGACGGCAACGCCGCCGCCGCGCTGTTCTATCGCTATGGCGCAGCAGCCAAGACCCCGCAGACCCGCTCGAAGGGCTTCTTCTGGGCCGGTCGCGCAGCAGCACAGGCTGGCGATCGCGGCGCGGCAAACCGCTACTTCGAGATGGCGGCGCAATATCCCGAGTACTTCTACGGCCTGCTGGCCCTCGAGCAGCTCGGACGCTCGGCCCCCGTCTATGCAGCGGCGGCTCCTGTTCAGCCGACTCAGCTGCAGCGCGACGCCTATTACGCCAGCCCGATCAACCAGGCCCTGATCGCGCTCGCCAGCAGCGGGCACACCTGGCAGACCAAGCGCAAGTTCTACACCGCGGCCGCCAATCAGGCACAGACCGAGGCCGACCTGCAGCTTGTCGGCGACGCAGCGCGCGACCTCCACCTTCCGGAACTCGCGGTCGTAGTCGGACGCACGGCGCCGGAGAAGGGCTTCACCGGCTTCACCACCGTGGGCTTCCCCGTGGTGCAGACACCGTCAGGCGCTGACTGGACCATGGTTCACGCCATCTCTCGGCAAGAGAGCGAATTTGACGATTACCGCGTCAGCCACGCCGGGGCACAAGGCCTGATGCAGCTGATGCCCGGCACCGCTCGCGAACAGGCCGGCAAGCTGGGCGTGGTCTACATGTCGGCCTCGCTGATGACCGACCAGCAATACAACATCATGCTCGGCAACGGCTATTTCCGGCGCATGCTCAACACTTACGGCAGCTATCCGCTGGCCGTCGCCGCCTACAACGCCGGGCCGGGCAACGTGAACAAGTGGCTGCGCCAGAACGGCGATCCGCGTAACGGTTCGATCGGCTGGGTCGACTGGATCGAGCGGATCCCGATCTTCGAGACCCGAAACTACGTGCAGCGCGTGGTAGAGAATGCCGTGGTCTACGAAGCGCTGCACCCGGAGCTCGCCACTTACGGCCGCCCGCGCACGATCAACGAGTTCCTGCGCTAA
- the dapA gene encoding 4-hydroxy-tetrahydrodipicolinate synthase, translating to MFSGSIPALVTPFRGGQVDEEAFRRFVDWQIENGTSALVPCGTTGESATLDNEEHHRIIGICVEQAAGRAPVIAGCGSNDTRTALWHMEVAKDLGADAALMVAPYYNRPSQEGLLAHFSFLAESCDLPIVLYNVPGRTVTDLLPATVVELARRHPGKIVGIKDASGDLQRVTQHRLGAGPDFCQLSGDDPLALAGYVLGQVGCISVTANVAPKLSAEFHAAAAAGDYETARKLHEKLFPLHKALFADASPSPTKYALAKLHNWLTAETRLPIAPCSEAGRRAVDEALESAGLA from the coding sequence ATGTTTTCTGGCTCAATTCCGGCACTCGTCACCCCGTTTCGTGGGGGGCAAGTGGACGAAGAAGCCTTTCGCCGCTTCGTCGACTGGCAAATCGAAAATGGCACTTCGGCGCTGGTCCCCTGCGGTACCACCGGCGAAAGCGCCACGCTCGATAACGAGGAACATCATCGGATTATCGGCATTTGCGTCGAACAGGCGGCGGGCCGCGCTCCGGTGATCGCCGGCTGCGGCAGCAACGATACCCGCACCGCGCTGTGGCACATGGAAGTGGCCAAGGACCTCGGCGCCGATGCCGCGCTGATGGTCGCGCCCTACTACAACCGCCCGAGCCAGGAAGGGCTGCTGGCGCACTTCTCGTTCCTCGCCGAAAGCTGCGACCTGCCGATCGTGCTCTACAACGTACCCGGGCGCACGGTGACCGACCTGTTGCCGGCGACTGTGGTCGAACTGGCGCGCCGTCATCCGGGTAAGATCGTCGGCATCAAGGACGCGAGCGGCGATCTCCAGCGGGTAACCCAGCACCGGCTCGGCGCGGGGCCGGACTTTTGCCAGCTCTCGGGCGACGACCCGCTGGCGCTGGCAGGCTACGTGCTCGGCCAGGTCGGCTGCATCTCGGTCACCGCCAACGTCGCCCCCAAGCTCTCCGCCGAGTTCCATGCTGCGGCCGCAGCGGGCGACTACGAGACAGCGCGCAAGCTCCACGAGAAGCTGTTCCCGCTACACAAGGCCCTGTTCGCTGACGCCAGCCCCTCTCCGACCAAGTACGCGCTCGCCAAGCTACACAACTGGCTCACTGCCGAGACGCGCCTGCCGATCGCTCCGTGCAGCGAGGCCGGACGCAGGGCGGTTGATGAGGCGCTGGAGAGTGCCGGGCTGGCTTAG
- a CDS encoding alpha/beta hydrolase family protein yields the protein MGRIGMTLVVASALIGAAASAAEAPPLEAYGNLPSFEDAALSQTGNSLAVLAVQGGQRKVIMFDAATMQPKRALTVGDTKIRDIEWIGDEALLMVTSQTEDLGFGFTTNQAEFERGVVIPAKAGEEVRVVFDKNRSMLRALRGDYGIREVDGRWTGFFGGIRLGQRNDNHDYYLEHTRPSLIALDFGQERVRSVSDPAREGERRSWLVGGGGKVVATLDIREDTGAWQIVDASGNHLADGTNTGGDVGLAAIGHDGSSVVYWAEDEEGYSRLYQVPFGGGSPPTEILADESLVETYRDPSDNRMIGYLRRGTTDEQVFFDADKQALAEKIGRAFKGRTTRMMAWTPNFSHVIVNTTGNQDSGSWFLLTSAQLKARLIGEERPQILAEEVGPISTFAYKAQDGLDLDGILTLPPGREAKNLPIVILPHGGPGSHDEERFDWWAQAYASRGYAVFQPNFRGSTNRDQDFQRAGYGQWGRKMQSDVSDGLAALAAQGIVDPRRACVVGASYGGYVALAGVTLQHGLYRCAVSVAGVSDLDLMFRTENAEYGYSKMIKHSLIEELGPRSGLRETSPRLFAAQADAPILLIHGRDDTVVPYEQSTKMADALKDAGKPFEFLELREEDHWLSRADTRNQMLAAAVAFVERYNPAE from the coding sequence ATGGGTCGGATTGGGATGACGCTCGTGGTGGCGAGCGCCTTGATTGGCGCTGCGGCATCGGCAGCCGAGGCGCCGCCGCTGGAAGCCTACGGAAACCTGCCTTCGTTCGAAGATGCCGCGCTATCCCAGACTGGCAACAGCCTAGCCGTCCTGGCGGTTCAGGGCGGTCAGCGCAAAGTCATCATGTTCGACGCCGCGACGATGCAGCCCAAGCGCGCGCTGACCGTCGGCGATACCAAGATCCGCGACATCGAATGGATCGGCGACGAGGCCTTGCTGATGGTCACGAGCCAGACCGAAGACCTCGGCTTTGGCTTCACGACAAACCAGGCCGAGTTCGAACGCGGTGTCGTCATCCCGGCGAAAGCGGGCGAAGAGGTCAGGGTCGTGTTCGACAAGAACCGTTCGATGCTCAGGGCCCTGCGGGGCGACTATGGCATTCGTGAAGTCGACGGACGGTGGACCGGCTTCTTCGGGGGTATCAGGCTCGGACAGCGCAACGACAACCACGACTACTACCTCGAACACACCCGCCCTTCCCTGATCGCGCTCGATTTCGGGCAAGAGCGCGTGCGTTCTGTCAGCGATCCGGCGCGCGAAGGCGAGCGGCGCAGTTGGCTGGTGGGCGGCGGCGGCAAGGTCGTCGCGACGCTCGATATCCGCGAGGATACCGGGGCATGGCAGATCGTCGACGCCAGCGGCAACCACCTGGCCGACGGAACCAACACCGGCGGCGATGTCGGCCTTGCCGCTATCGGGCATGACGGGTCGAGCGTGGTCTATTGGGCGGAGGACGAAGAGGGCTATTCAAGGCTCTACCAAGTGCCTTTCGGCGGGGGTAGCCCGCCGACCGAGATCCTTGCCGACGAGAGCCTGGTGGAGACCTACCGCGACCCATCGGACAATCGGATGATCGGCTACCTGCGCCGTGGCACGACGGACGAGCAGGTCTTCTTCGATGCCGACAAGCAGGCCCTCGCCGAGAAGATCGGCCGGGCTTTCAAGGGCCGCACGACCAGGATGATGGCCTGGACGCCCAACTTCTCGCACGTCATCGTCAACACCACGGGCAACCAGGACAGCGGCAGCTGGTTCTTGCTCACCAGCGCTCAGCTGAAGGCTCGGCTCATCGGAGAGGAGCGGCCGCAGATCCTCGCCGAGGAAGTCGGGCCGATCAGCACTTTCGCCTACAAGGCGCAGGATGGGCTCGACCTGGACGGCATCCTGACGCTGCCTCCGGGGCGCGAGGCCAAGAACCTACCCATCGTCATCCTCCCGCACGGTGGACCGGGTTCTCACGACGAGGAACGGTTCGACTGGTGGGCCCAGGCCTACGCTTCGCGCGGTTATGCGGTGTTCCAGCCCAACTTCCGCGGATCGACCAACCGCGACCAGGACTTCCAGCGCGCCGGCTATGGCCAATGGGGCCGCAAGATGCAGTCCGACGTGTCGGACGGATTGGCGGCCCTGGCGGCGCAGGGCATCGTCGATCCGCGCCGCGCCTGCGTGGTCGGAGCAAGCTACGGCGGTTACGTCGCGCTCGCTGGTGTCACGCTGCAGCACGGCCTCTACCGCTGCGCAGTTTCTGTCGCTGGGGTCAGCGATCTCGATCTGATGTTCAGGACGGAGAACGCGGAATACGGCTACAGCAAGATGATCAAGCACTCGCTGATCGAGGAATTGGGCCCACGTAGCGGTCTCAGGGAAACCTCCCCACGCCTGTTCGCCGCCCAGGCCGACGCGCCGATCCTGCTGATCCACGGCCGCGACGATACCGTCGTTCCCTACGAGCAGAGCACCAAGATGGCCGATGCGCTGAAGGATGCCGGCAAGCCGTTCGAGTTCCTGGAACTGCGCGAAGAGGACCACTGGCTCTCGCGCGCCGACACCCGCAACCAGATGCTGGCCGCGGCGGTGGCGTTCGTGGAGCGGTACAACCCGGCGGAGTAG